The following are encoded in a window of Staphylococcus piscifermentans genomic DNA:
- a CDS encoding YlmH family RNA-binding protein: MKIDIYQHFRQEEQPVITMLLDKVNQAERNYAPVLTHFLDPREQYILEVIVGSYPELTLTFNGGSPSSERKRAMIAPEYFSPQKEDFELVLLEVGYPEKFATIDHRNVLGTLMSLSIERDQLGDIIVGDKIQFILTKNIQSYIMLELKRIKNVPVKLHEVPLEDMIQSKEDWTTHQATVSALRLDVVLKEMIRKSRSIAKQYIEKKRIKVNHTIIERPDFQLEPGDLLSIQGHGRARMTEIGHKTKKDKLRIVYETLFK; the protein is encoded by the coding sequence ATGAAGATAGATATTTACCAGCATTTCAGACAAGAAGAACAACCGGTGATTACGATGCTGCTGGATAAGGTCAATCAAGCAGAACGTAATTACGCGCCAGTGTTGACGCACTTTCTAGACCCTCGCGAACAATACATCTTGGAAGTTATTGTCGGAAGTTATCCGGAGCTCACTCTAACTTTCAATGGCGGCAGTCCGAGTAGTGAACGCAAACGTGCTATGATTGCGCCCGAGTATTTTTCTCCGCAAAAAGAAGACTTTGAATTGGTCTTGTTAGAAGTAGGTTATCCTGAAAAATTTGCGACGATTGATCATCGTAATGTCTTAGGAACCTTGATGTCCCTGAGTATTGAAAGAGACCAACTGGGGGATATTATTGTAGGCGATAAAATTCAGTTTATTTTGACAAAAAATATTCAATCGTATATAATGTTAGAATTAAAACGTATTAAAAATGTGCCGGTCAAACTGCATGAAGTTCCACTAGAAGATATGATACAATCAAAAGAGGATTGGACAACACATCAAGCAACGGTTAGCGCACTGCGTTTAGACGTTGTGTTGAAGGAAATGATTCGTAAATCACGTTCAATTGCGAAACAGTATATTGAAAAGAAACGTATCAAAGTAAATCATACCATTATTGAACGTCCAGATTTCCAACTTGAACCTGGAGATTTGCTGTCGATACAAGGACATGGCCGTGCGAGAATGACTGAAATCGGTCATAAAACAAAGAAAGACAAACTGCGCATAGTATATGAAACTTTATTCAAATAG
- a CDS encoding YggT family protein translates to MGLVDGLSIVFNFIMILLQVYYYGMIVYFFMSWIPNAQSSKFGRFLQSIYEPFLAPFRKIIPPIGMIDISSLVAIFVLIFFQRGLGAIFNLILQQLLK, encoded by the coding sequence ATGGGTTTAGTTGATGGTTTAAGTATTGTCTTTAACTTCATAATGATTTTACTGCAAGTGTATTACTATGGAATGATTGTATACTTCTTTATGTCTTGGATTCCAAATGCGCAAAGCTCGAAATTCGGACGTTTTTTACAAAGTATATATGAACCATTCTTGGCACCATTCCGTAAGATTATACCGCCAATCGGTATGATTGATATCTCAAGCCTTGTAGCAATTTTCGTTCTGATCTTTTTCCAAAGAGGTCTCGGTGCGATATTCAATTTGATTTTACAACAATTACTTAAATAA
- a CDS encoding cell division protein SepF, which yields MALKDLFSNFFVIEEEEDEVADNQQQTKKNRAQAEPETERPTQQNAYNESTQQPTQQSNHQYNERQRAIKTVPKRQTQSNRLQSSSNERKYQPMNESTARNVVNMNASNLHESSKMCLFEPRVFSDTQDIADELKNRRAALVNLQRIDKVSAKRIIDFLSGTVYAIGGDIQRVGSDIFLCTPDNVEVAGSITEDMETTEYDYE from the coding sequence TTGGCCTTAAAAGACCTATTTAGCAACTTTTTTGTCATAGAAGAAGAGGAAGATGAAGTTGCTGATAATCAGCAGCAAACAAAGAAAAATAGAGCTCAAGCTGAACCAGAAACAGAGAGACCGACACAACAAAATGCTTATAATGAGTCAACACAACAACCTACGCAACAATCTAATCATCAATACAATGAAAGACAGCGTGCAATTAAAACAGTACCAAAGCGTCAAACACAATCAAATCGATTGCAGTCGTCTTCCAATGAAAGGAAATACCAACCTATGAATGAATCTACTGCAAGGAATGTGGTTAACATGAATGCTTCTAATTTACATGAAAGCTCAAAAATGTGTTTATTTGAACCACGCGTATTTTCAGATACTCAAGATATTGCAGATGAATTAAAAAATCGTCGTGCAGCTTTAGTCAACTTGCAAAGAATTGATAAAGTATCTGCAAAACGTATTATCGACTTTTTAAGCGGTACAGTATATGCTATCGGCGGCGATATCCAACGTGTAGGCAGTGATATATTCTTGTGTACACCAGACAATGTCGAAGTAGCAGGCAGTATCACTGAAGATATGGAAACTACAGAATATGATTATGAATAG
- a CDS encoding YggS family pyridoxal phosphate-dependent enzyme has translation MNVKQNLEEINQNIHKSLESAENDTQPCVIAVTKYVTIERAKEAYDAGIRNFGENRLEGFQAKRAALPEDAVMHFIGTLQSRKVKEVIDQIDYLHALDRKSLAKEINKRASHVVNCFVQVNVSGEASKHGIPLNEVNEFIDMLSQYENIRIVGLMTMAPLTEDEALIRDVFKQLREKRNEIHKLNLDYAPCTELSMGMSNDYEIATEEGATYVRIGTKLVGKEE, from the coding sequence ATGAATGTGAAACAAAATTTAGAAGAAATCAACCAGAACATCCATAAAAGTTTGGAAAGTGCCGAAAACGACACACAACCATGCGTGATTGCGGTTACGAAATATGTTACAATAGAGCGAGCTAAAGAAGCTTATGATGCAGGTATCAGAAATTTCGGAGAAAACCGTTTAGAAGGTTTCCAAGCTAAAAGAGCAGCCTTGCCGGAAGACGCAGTCATGCACTTTATCGGCACTTTACAATCTAGAAAGGTTAAAGAAGTCATTGATCAAATTGACTATTTGCATGCTCTAGATCGTAAAAGTTTAGCAAAAGAGATTAATAAACGTGCTTCACATGTGGTTAATTGCTTTGTGCAAGTCAATGTTTCTGGAGAAGCATCTAAACATGGCATTCCACTTAATGAAGTCAATGAATTTATCGACATGTTAAGTCAATATGAGAACATTCGTATTGTCGGATTAATGACGATGGCACCATTGACTGAAGACGAAGCGTTGATTAGAGACGTATTTAAACAATTAAGAGAAAAAAGAAATGAAATCCATAAATTGAATCTAGATTATGCGCCATGTACTGAGCTTTCAATGGGAATGAGCAATGATTATGAAATTGCGACAGAAGAGGGCGCAACTTACGTTCGAATCGGTACAAAATTAGTAGGAAAAGAGGAGTGA
- the pgeF gene encoding peptidoglycan editing factor PgeF has protein sequence MPEKFIKKPHYLEHTGASEEGIMLGFTTREDGESDYPEHAFNMARYIDDTDENVTKHQEILAESIGYPRNRWVFPIQTHETNVVEITAKDANTNIDALTDALHGVDGIYTYEPDLLLTMCYADCVPVYFYSKQHHFIALAHAGWRGTVGRIVEEILAHVDFDLNDLNVVIGPATSNSYEINDDIKSKFEKLPIDTNKFIETRGQDTHGIDLKEANKQLLLQAGVPETQIDVTDYATSENLDLFFSYRVEKSKTGRMLAFIGQHK, from the coding sequence ATGCCAGAAAAATTTATTAAGAAACCACACTACTTAGAACATACAGGTGCTTCAGAAGAAGGGATTATGCTCGGCTTTACTACACGAGAAGATGGAGAGAGCGATTATCCTGAACATGCTTTTAACATGGCTAGATACATTGATGATACAGACGAAAACGTCACAAAGCACCAAGAAATTTTAGCTGAATCCATCGGTTATCCTAGGAATAGATGGGTGTTTCCGATTCAAACACATGAAACGAATGTGGTAGAAATTACCGCAAAGGATGCCAATACAAATATTGATGCACTCACTGATGCACTGCATGGTGTGGACGGCATATATACCTATGAACCGGATTTATTGCTGACGATGTGTTACGCAGATTGTGTGCCAGTTTACTTTTACAGTAAGCAGCATCATTTTATTGCATTGGCACATGCAGGCTGGCGTGGGACTGTCGGCAGAATTGTAGAAGAAATCTTAGCTCATGTCGACTTTGATTTGAATGATTTAAACGTGGTCATCGGTCCAGCTACTTCCAACAGTTATGAAATTAACGATGATATTAAATCGAAATTTGAAAAGTTGCCTATAGACACGAACAAGTTTATTGAAACACGTGGTCAGGATACACATGGCATTGATTTGAAAGAAGCAAATAAACAATTATTACTGCAAGCAGGCGTGCCAGAAACGCAAATTGATGTTACTGATTACGCAACTTCGGAAAATTTAGACTTATTTTTCTCATATAGGGTAGAAAAAAGTAAGACTGGCCGTATGCTTGCATTTATCGGACAGCATAAGTAA
- the ftsZ gene encoding cell division protein FtsZ: MLEFEQGFNHLATLKVIGVGGGGNNAVNRMIDHGMNNVEFISINTDGQALNLSKAESRIQIGEKLTRGLGAGANPEIGKKAAEESREQIEDAIQGADMVFVTAGMGGGTGTGAAPVVAKIAKEMGALTVGVVTRPFSFEGRKRQTQAAAGVESMKAAVDTLIVIPNDRLLDIVDKSTPMMEAFKEADNVLRQGVQGISDLIAVSGEVNLDFADVKTIMSNQGSALMGIGVSSGENRAVEAAKKAISSPLLETSIVGAQGVLMNITGGESLSLFEAQEAADIVQDAADEDVNMIFGTVINPELQDEIVVTVIATGFEDKPATHARKQSNTGFGSSASNTSSSDEGIGHAPRSHSSESSSESRAHTTKEDDIPSFIRNREERRSRRTRR, encoded by the coding sequence ATGTTAGAATTTGAACAAGGATTTAATCATTTAGCGACTTTAAAAGTCATCGGTGTCGGCGGCGGAGGTAATAACGCTGTCAACCGAATGATTGACCACGGAATGAACAATGTAGAATTTATTTCTATCAATACAGATGGTCAAGCATTGAACTTATCTAAAGCTGAGTCCAGAATCCAAATCGGTGAAAAATTAACACGCGGTTTAGGTGCTGGCGCGAACCCAGAAATCGGTAAGAAAGCTGCCGAAGAATCACGTGAACAAATTGAAGATGCCATCCAAGGCGCAGACATGGTATTCGTAACTGCAGGAATGGGCGGCGGTACTGGTACAGGTGCTGCACCAGTTGTTGCGAAAATCGCAAAAGAAATGGGTGCTTTAACAGTAGGTGTTGTTACACGTCCATTCAGTTTCGAAGGTCGTAAACGTCAAACACAAGCTGCTGCAGGTGTTGAATCAATGAAAGCAGCGGTTGATACATTAATCGTCATTCCAAATGACCGCTTATTAGATATCGTTGATAAATCTACGCCGATGATGGAAGCATTCAAAGAAGCAGATAACGTATTACGTCAAGGGGTACAAGGTATTTCTGATTTAATCGCTGTTTCAGGTGAAGTTAACCTTGACTTTGCAGACGTTAAAACAATTATGTCTAACCAAGGTTCAGCATTAATGGGTATCGGTGTTTCATCTGGTGAAAACCGCGCTGTTGAAGCAGCTAAAAAAGCAATTTCATCACCATTGCTTGAAACTTCAATTGTTGGGGCACAAGGTGTCTTGATGAACATTACAGGCGGAGAATCATTATCATTATTCGAAGCACAAGAAGCGGCTGACATTGTTCAAGACGCAGCTGATGAAGATGTGAATATGATCTTCGGTACTGTTATCAACCCTGAATTACAAGACGAAATCGTAGTAACAGTAATTGCTACAGGCTTTGAAGATAAACCAGCTACACATGCACGTAAACAATCTAATACTGGTTTCGGATCAAGTGCTTCTAATACTTCAAGCAGTGATGAAGGTATCGGACATGCACCAAGATCTCATAGTTCAGAATCATCTAGTGAATCAAGAGCACACACTACTAAAGAAGATGATATCCCAAGCTTTATCAGAAACAGAGAAGAAAGACGTTCAAGAAGAACTAGACGTTAA
- the ftsA gene encoding cell division protein FtsA, protein MEEHYYVSIDIGSSSVKTIVGEKFHNGINVIGTGQTYTSGIKNGLIDDFDLAKQAVKDTIKKASIASGVDIKEVFLKLPIVATEVYDETNEIEFYEDTELSGTHIETVLEGIRDKNDVEETEVVDTFPVRFVVDGENEVSDPKELIARHSLRVEAGVIAIQKSILVNLIKCVESCGVDVLDVYSDAYNYGSVLTPTEKELGACVIDIGQDLTQIAFYERGELVDADSIEMAGRDITDDIAQGLNTSFETAEKVKHQYGHAFYNSASDQDVFTVEQIDSDEDAQFTQKDLADIIEARVEEIFFNVFDILQELGLTKVNGGFVVTGGSANLLGVRELLQDMVNEKVRIHTPSQMGIRKPEFSSAISTISSSITFDELLDYVTISNHDNEEFEEEVIESEPKEHTEKSGGFDWFKKKPNKQAPGEHVEEEPKAADDDNREEETHRPNHENDQNSDQSHEKEESKFKKLLKSLFD, encoded by the coding sequence ATGGAGGAACATTACTATGTGAGTATAGATATTGGTTCATCTAGTGTTAAAACAATAGTAGGCGAAAAATTTCATAATGGAATTAATGTGATAGGTACAGGACAAACCTATACAAGCGGAATTAAGAATGGCTTAATTGATGACTTTGATTTAGCAAAACAAGCTGTTAAAGATACAATTAAGAAAGCTTCAATTGCTTCAGGCGTTGACATTAAAGAAGTATTTTTGAAATTGCCGATTGTTGCAACTGAGGTTTATGATGAAACCAACGAAATTGAATTTTATGAAGATACAGAATTAAGCGGCACACATATTGAAACCGTGCTGGAAGGCATCAGAGACAAAAACGACGTCGAAGAAACTGAAGTAGTGGATACTTTCCCTGTTCGTTTTGTAGTAGACGGCGAAAATGAAGTCTCTGATCCTAAAGAATTGATTGCAAGACACTCTTTAAGAGTAGAAGCGGGCGTTATTGCAATTCAAAAATCAATATTAGTTAACCTAATTAAATGCGTTGAATCATGCGGTGTAGATGTATTAGATGTTTATTCTGATGCATACAACTATGGTTCAGTTCTAACTCCTACAGAGAAAGAATTAGGTGCTTGTGTTATTGATATCGGTCAAGATCTTACTCAAATTGCCTTTTACGAACGCGGCGAACTTGTTGATGCCGATTCAATTGAAATGGCAGGTCGAGACATTACAGACGATATCGCACAAGGTTTGAATACGTCATTTGAAACGGCTGAAAAGGTAAAACATCAATATGGTCATGCCTTTTACAACTCAGCTTCAGATCAAGATGTGTTCACAGTTGAACAAATTGACAGCGACGAAGATGCTCAATTCACTCAGAAAGATTTAGCTGATATCATTGAAGCACGTGTGGAAGAAATCTTCTTCAATGTGTTTGATATCTTGCAAGAATTAGGTTTGACAAAAGTGAATGGCGGTTTCGTAGTGACAGGCGGTTCAGCAAATTTATTAGGTGTGAGAGAATTATTACAAGATATGGTGAATGAGAAGGTCAGAATACATACACCTTCACAAATGGGAATTAGAAAGCCGGAATTCTCTTCTGCGATTTCTACAATTTCCAGCAGTATTACTTTCGATGAATTGTTAGATTATGTTACAATTAGTAATCATGATAATGAAGAATTTGAAGAGGAAGTAATCGAATCTGAACCTAAAGAGCACACTGAAAAATCAGGCGGATTCGACTGGTTCAAGAAGAAACCGAACAAACAAGCTCCCGGAGAGCATGTTGAGGAAGAACCAAAAGCAGCGGATGATGATAATCGTGAAGAAGAAACACATCGTCCTAACCACGAAAATGATCAAAACTCAGACCAATCTCATGAGAAAGAAGAAAGTAAATTTAAAAAATTATTGAAATCTCTATTTGATTGA
- a CDS encoding cell division protein FtsQ/DivIB: protein MSDKVRKIDSEYLKEKRRKRRQKQRRIQLGIFGGLILLIVLIVLYMFTPISRVDQVYIKGNHHVSQSEIKKALNLQKKTKIYSFNKGKAINTLKKNPYVKNVDITRKFPNDIEVKITEYDLVGLIEEKNHYYPVLDNDHILKDDKQQVPEDAPVVSGFTKSKRAQIIQALSEMKPDIRNSISEVTYADDKDNRNQIKLYMKDNIQVLGNINTIADKLKYYPEMSKALERDEDGNLKKSGYIDLSVGASFIPYKDGEKTSSDSSEKLQEGTAMEDKAKDELQNTLNKINQQSKDSSKDKSKANSTNN from the coding sequence ATGTCTGATAAAGTACGCAAAATTGATTCAGAATATCTGAAGGAAAAGCGTCGCAAACGTCGACAGAAACAACGACGAATTCAACTGGGTATATTCGGCGGTCTCATATTACTCATTGTTCTCATTGTACTGTACATGTTTACGCCGATCAGCCGAGTGGATCAAGTCTACATCAAAGGAAATCACCATGTGAGCCAAAGCGAAATAAAGAAAGCTTTAAATTTACAGAAGAAAACTAAAATCTATTCTTTTAATAAAGGTAAAGCCATTAATACCTTGAAAAAGAATCCCTATGTAAAAAATGTAGACATCACTAGAAAGTTTCCTAATGATATTGAAGTGAAGATCACCGAGTATGATTTGGTTGGCCTTATAGAAGAAAAGAATCATTATTATCCAGTGTTAGACAATGATCACATTTTAAAAGATGACAAACAGCAAGTACCTGAGGACGCGCCAGTCGTTTCAGGATTCACCAAGTCGAAACGTGCCCAAATTATTCAAGCACTTTCAGAAATGAAACCAGACATACGTAATTCTATTTCAGAAGTCACGTATGCAGATGATAAAGATAACCGCAATCAAATCAAGTTGTACATGAAAGATAATATTCAAGTGTTAGGAAACATTAATACGATTGCTGATAAATTGAAGTATTATCCAGAAATGTCTAAAGCTTTGGAAAGAGATGAAGATGGCAACCTGAAAAAATCAGGCTATATTGATTTATCAGTGGGTGCGTCATTTATTCCTTATAAAGATGGAGAAAAGACATCCTCAGACAGCAGTGAAAAACTTCAAGAAGGAACAGCTATGGAAGACAAAGCTAAAGACGAACTTCAGAACACCTTAAACAAGATTAATCAACAATCCAAAGATAGTTCTAAAGATAAATCGAAAGCTAATAGTACAAATAATTAA
- the murD gene encoding UDP-N-acetylmuramoyl-L-alanine--D-glutamate ligase — translation MLKYKGLEGKNVLVVGLAKSGYEAAKLLHRLGANVTVNDGGDLSKDPHAKDLEKMGLKVIGGHHPLSLLDSNPIIVKNPGIPYSVPLISEAEKRGLKILTEVELSYLISEAPIIAVTGTNGKTTVTSLIGDMFDKSRQTGLLSGNIGFVASKVAQEAKPDDYLITELSSFQLLGIEQYRPHIAIITNIYSAHLDYHGTLEDYRNAKRRIYKNQTADDFLICNYNQRHLIETDTLKAKVYYFSTTQEVDGIYVKDGYIMLNGLRLIHKDDIVLPGEHNLENILAAVLAAVLGGVSIDAVIATLTSFSGIKHRLQYIGSNKTNKYYNDSKATNTLATQFALNSFNQPIIWLCGGLDRGNGFDELIPYMKNVRVMITFGETQDKLTKLGESQGKYVIRATDVKDAVNKVQDVIEPNDVVLLSPACASWDQYNTFEERGDIFIESFRSHLPSK, via the coding sequence ATGCTTAAATACAAAGGTTTAGAAGGAAAAAATGTTTTAGTAGTAGGATTAGCAAAGAGCGGCTACGAAGCAGCTAAGTTATTACATCGTCTCGGAGCAAACGTAACTGTTAATGATGGCGGCGATCTTTCTAAAGACCCGCATGCCAAAGACTTAGAAAAAATGGGATTGAAAGTAATCGGCGGCCACCATCCGCTTTCATTATTGGACAGCAATCCGATTATTGTTAAGAATCCAGGTATTCCATATTCAGTACCGCTCATCAGTGAGGCTGAAAAACGCGGATTGAAAATTTTAACAGAAGTAGAATTAAGTTATTTAATTTCTGAAGCGCCTATTATTGCGGTGACAGGTACTAACGGCAAGACTACAGTAACATCGCTTATCGGTGATATGTTCGATAAGAGTCGTCAAACAGGATTACTATCAGGGAATATCGGTTTTGTGGCATCGAAAGTAGCACAAGAGGCGAAACCAGATGATTATTTAATTACAGAATTGTCTTCTTTCCAATTATTAGGAATTGAACAATATCGTCCGCATATCGCTATTATCACTAATATCTACTCAGCGCATTTAGATTATCATGGCACATTAGAAGATTATCGCAATGCGAAACGTCGCATTTATAAGAACCAAACGGCAGATGATTTTCTAATCTGCAATTATAATCAACGTCATCTTATTGAAACAGATACTTTGAAAGCGAAAGTTTATTACTTCTCAACTACTCAAGAAGTAGACGGTATTTATGTTAAAGACGGTTATATTATGTTGAACGGACTCAGACTGATTCACAAAGACGATATTGTCTTGCCAGGTGAACATAATCTAGAAAATATCTTAGCAGCAGTATTGGCAGCAGTGTTAGGCGGCGTATCTATTGATGCGGTTATTGCAACCTTGACTTCTTTTTCAGGAATTAAACACCGCTTGCAATATATAGGTTCAAATAAAACCAATAAATATTACAACGACTCTAAAGCAACGAATACGTTGGCAACACAATTTGCTTTAAATTCCTTTAATCAACCCATTATTTGGCTTTGCGGCGGCTTAGATAGAGGAAACGGCTTTGATGAGCTCATCCCTTATATGAAAAACGTCCGTGTGATGATTACCTTTGGTGAAACTCAAGATAAATTGACTAAATTAGGAGAAAGCCAAGGCAAATATGTTATCCGTGCAACTGATGTGAAAGATGCAGTGAATAAAGTACAAGATGTGATTGAACCGAATGACGTGGTATTACTTTCACCTGCTTGTGCCAGTTGGGATCAATACAATACCTTTGAAGAGCGCGGTGACATCTTTATTGAAAGTTTCCGCTCACATCTTCCGTCGAAGTAA
- the mraY gene encoding phospho-N-acetylmuramoyl-pentapeptide-transferase: MVYVLAIIAFLITLILVPILIPTLKRMKFGQSIREEGPQSHMKKTGTPTMGGLTFLISIIITTIIAIIFSDNANPFILLLFVTVGFGLIGFIDDYIIVVKKNNQGLTSKQKFLAQIAIAVIFFILSDVFNMIHFATGIHVPFTNVNIPLSFVYVIFIVFWQVGFSNAVNLTDGLDGLATGLSIIAFAMYAIMSFMLGNNAIGTFCIIMVFALLGFLFYNVNPAKVFMGDTGSLALGGIIATVSIMLNAEVSLIFIGFVFVAETLSVILQVASFKLTGKRIFKMSPLHHHFELSGWNEWKVVSVFWIVGLITGLIGLWIGVH, encoded by the coding sequence ATGGTTTACGTTTTAGCAATTATCGCTTTCTTAATTACATTAATATTGGTGCCTATACTCATTCCAACATTGAAACGAATGAAGTTTGGCCAAAGCATCCGTGAAGAGGGTCCGCAAAGTCACATGAAGAAAACTGGAACACCGACAATGGGTGGTTTGACATTTTTAATCAGTATTATCATTACGACAATCATCGCGATTATCTTTTCAGACAATGCCAATCCCTTTATCTTATTGTTGTTTGTCACTGTTGGATTTGGATTGATCGGATTCATAGATGATTACATTATTGTAGTGAAGAAGAATAACCAAGGCTTGACTAGTAAACAGAAGTTCTTAGCGCAAATTGCAATCGCAGTCATCTTCTTTATCTTAAGTGATGTCTTTAACATGATTCATTTTGCTACAGGAATCCATGTGCCGTTCACTAATGTGAATATTCCATTATCATTTGTGTATGTGATTTTCATTGTATTTTGGCAAGTAGGCTTTTCTAACGCAGTGAACTTAACAGATGGTTTAGACGGTTTGGCTACAGGATTATCTATTATTGCGTTTGCAATGTACGCCATCATGAGTTTCATGCTAGGCAACAATGCAATAGGTACTTTCTGTATCATTATGGTATTTGCTCTGCTCGGCTTCCTTTTCTACAATGTCAACCCAGCTAAAGTATTTATGGGAGATACAGGAAGTTTAGCACTTGGCGGTATTATTGCTACAGTTTCAATCATGTTGAATGCTGAAGTTTCTTTAATCTTCATCGGATTTGTTTTTGTAGCAGAAACATTGTCAGTAATCTTGCAAGTCGCTTCGTTTAAGTTGACTGGCAAAAGAATTTTCAAAATGAGCCCATTGCATCACCACTTTGAATTAAGCGGTTGGAATGAATGGAAAGTAGTAAGTGTGTTCTGGATTGTAGGTTTAATTACAGGATTGATAGGTTTATGGATTGGAGTGCATTAA